A window of Magallana gigas chromosome 8, xbMagGiga1.1, whole genome shotgun sequence genomic DNA:
ATAAAATTCTTAAGTACATGCACCTGCTCTAAACTTATTTCTAGAGGTACATACCTTCTCAACTACTTCTGGAGGCGACTCTGCAGGCCTCTTTGTTGGTAGTTTTTTGCATCAGATGAGTATGCTGACGAACTAGAGTAGGGTCCATGACCTCTTGCAGCACCTCGTACAAATCGTCCTCTTGCTCGACCTCGAGTTGAACGGCCACGAAATCCTCCTCTAAAGCCAAGTCCAATTTTGTTACTGATTTTAGAACAATCAGTAATGTCTTTGACTGTCTTTGGTACATCATCACCAAACAAATAGTCAGTGTACTTTAAATTATGACTACAAAGGTGAGTATATTCACCTTTCATGTCAGGTTTCATCAACTCCCTGCGTAACATACACAACTGTCTATTAGCATGTCCAAGTAATGCCAATGATTCCATGGCATTTCCCAGCAGATCCAAAATCTCGGGATTATCACACTTGCCGAGTAAATATGTAAGTTTCGTAAGTGCACATGCACCTTTAACTAAAGAAGTTTGAATATTCTGCATCTTCTTGTCAGAAGACTTAGTCATTGGGCTCAAAAAATCCCACACCATTTGGTTTGTCTTGACCGTAACTAACGCAGGACAGTTTTCAGGGCGATTTATCACTTTAAGTAATTCACCATACCGTTCTTCTTCGATTCCCTCGCGGAACCAATCTGTCACAAGATTAGCAAGTTCGTCATCAATAGGTTTATCACACGTTTCTTTGACTTTAAGTTTTTTGCCTGCATTGACATACCTGTtgtcagtacatgtatcaacatcTTCAGATGTGCGCTTCTTCGAAGCTGTCTCATGTTCACCGGAAGTTCCCGGGTCGTCATTAAAATCGCCGTAATCATCATAGTCATCTTGATACTGATAGTCACAACACATGTTCTCTATTTCGGCCATTCTATCATCTTGTTTCTTTTGATTCTCTTGAAATGTTCTCAATATACTGAGTATCTCGGCATTTGGGGCACTGTCATGTCCACCGCCATTGTTGCTATGATCACTATGCACACGAGAACTCATGGATGCAGAATTCGAAGCAGAACGTGTACTGCTCATCTTCTACGCACCTTTACTTGGGACTTTCTTTTTCCCTTTCGCAGCTTTCTCATCTACGTGAGACTCTACGGCCATATTAGCGTCCGCCATGACGCACGTGGTTTCGGTACAACACCACAAGTTTTTGACCACGTCAAAATCACAATAAGCCAATTGATTTACAAAACTAAATTTCTGACCAGGTCAGAATTTGTTTATATActattaaaagtatataaatatattgaccTTGTCAATATAAAAAACCCAATAAGTATAATAAGCAAGAAGCGATCAAGACCACGTCTTGTCACTTTGGCTGCTCGCAGTTCAATGATTTCGCGGCTGCGCAGTGCTATTCACATAATCTCGGAAGTGACATTTACGAAAAATAATTACTTATTGTGATACATGGATTGTTAATATTTCAGAGCTTATAAAGTAATAGATATGTTATTTATACCTACAATAACACCACCATTACAGTTTAATCCAGGCtgctgaatatcatatgtttgGAAAGATGAGGGGTGGGTAAATTTTCTCCTGTAAGTTATTAATGATATACTGGTAATTCACCTTTGATTGTCCTTTCCCCTCTCAAAGATGGTAAATTATATTCACTAGTGTTtacaaatcatcatactatcaactaattttaaaacaatagaaaagctgtcaatgtgacagaaAACTGggtttgtgtgaacagtatccataatccagtTGTCAACCCTTAATTGATACTCACTGCCTATACAGAGAAATGGGGTACGCTATATGAGACCAAATAATAAATAcgaaattgattttttgtttttatacaaaaattaattatattaatttttgattaacaaatatttgtttCGTAGTTAAAAGCTAGATGCTCCCTACCAATCTTtatttagtatatttttctCACTACATACAAATGCCACCTGCAATACAGTGCTAGGTAATACTtacaaagaaaatcattttgacATAGTACTGTACAattccatttttaaaaacaaaaaatattactaCTTACataccctaattttttttagatgtttttttgtttttgttttttttattcaaactttcatGTACAAGTTATTCACATCttcttatatatttagtttACAATGCATACACATCACATATTCACTTCATTTGAGATTTAGAATATAAGTATAATATATAGACACAGTCATACCGAAGATAAAAAAGCACATGTACAGACAAGTGTATAcaccgacagacagacatataTATGCACAAACAATCTCGAAAACTTGCTTTTATCACCCATGAAAGTTTGAGTATTTTTAGTtatgaggtgggggggggggggtgaaagagGGTGGAGAAAGAGAGGGGAACACTGTCTATCAAAAACTCATACATATGCAAGAGGATGCATAAAAGTAGacttatatttttttgccaTTATTTGCTTACAATTTCCTTGCAgcttttataaacacattttataacaaatcgCAAATAGTTTGCCAATACTTTTCATACTCAGCAAATATACAATTCTTCAACAACAGTAGTTTCTCAATAATTATGAATTCTATCAGTGACAGTTCGTTTTAACATGAGCGTCGAGAGGTTTGGGACATTCTTATATTTACgggcaaaaataaattgttttactgtaagaattaatatgttttgaagtctatacatatttctgtttttgaatttaccaaaaagtatagcttttttatcaaaattcatcaaaaaattaaacttgctTCTTAACTATTCTTCAAAGTAGAGCTATA
This region includes:
- the LOC105343840 gene encoding uncharacterized protein isoform X2 — translated: MSSTRSASNSASMSSRVHSDHSNNGGGHDSAPNAEILSILRTFQENQKKQDDRMAEIENMCCDYQYQDDYDDYGDFNDDPGTSGEHETASKKRTSEDVDTCTDNRYVNAGKKLKVKETCDKPIDDELANLVTDWFREGIEEERYGELLKVINRPENCPALVTVKTNQMVWDFLSPMTKSSDKKMQNIQTSLVKGACALTKLTYLLGKCDNPEILDLLGNAMESLALLGHANRQLCMLRRELMKPDMKGEYTHLCSHNLKYTDYLFGDDVPKTVKDITDCSKISNKIGLGFRGGFRGRSTRGRARGRFVRGAARGHGPYSSSSAYSSDAKNYQQRGLQSRLQK